From the genome of Terriglobales bacterium, one region includes:
- a CDS encoding cold-shock protein has protein sequence MREKGTVKWFNGAKGYGFIQRSTGEDVFVHFSAIQEQGYRTLNEGETVEFDLLKGPKGYQAANVTRG, from the coding sequence GTGAGAGAGAAGGGAACAGTAAAGTGGTTCAACGGCGCCAAGGGCTACGGGTTCATCCAGCGCTCCACGGGGGAAGACGTGTTCGTGCACTTTTCCGCCATCCAGGAGCAGGGATACCGCACGCTGAACGAAGGTGAGACCGTGGAGTTCGACCTGCTCAAAGGCCCCAAGGGCTATCAGGCGGCCAATGTGACCCGCGGATAG
- a CDS encoding tetratricopeptide repeat protein, protein MPKFILSALLFFAWSIPAAAAEPWVEVKSPHFSVVTDAGPKQGRDIALRFEQMRTVFGQVFRRSKINLPVPLQIVAFRNGKEMRPFVPVFQGKPVELSGFFQSGEDRSYILLDMDAVNKWEAVFHEYAHQLLNGTFPRMAPWFDEGFAQYFAAMQIDGDSYRIGDPPKGAWELLQRSRLMPVSTLFTVPHQSETYSKSGDPRHLFYSQSWLLVHLLFDGNRIKEALQYFQLVNEERLPIEQAIQRAFGKSARQLDDELADYLRLGRGKALRGHVAEKLDPNSFAVTPLDPVDLRVTLADVRFHSPDHRAEAAKEYEQILAERPNSSGAHRGLGYAYLVEGDFERALDHFHQAARLSTTDPRVYYFSALVMARRSMSTGRSQDGSIAEMKADLHKAIALDPSFADAYSVLGFANMAEGDYASAVANCKKAAELNPRNEMYALNLGRAYQLAGQAAEARPVFERLSNSPDENISRPAQQGLARAERSVTEAATADRHKVPETYDAPQWHRSQEEVEREPEKPAATAPDTRPVKYLHGQVVAVDCATPPAATLTVTSAGKTLRMLTADTRKLILIGADAFSCSWKDRKVLINYKPGGKADGDLVSLEVQ, encoded by the coding sequence ATGCCGAAGTTCATCCTGTCAGCATTGCTCTTCTTTGCCTGGTCCATCCCGGCAGCCGCGGCCGAGCCCTGGGTCGAGGTCAAGTCGCCGCATTTCAGCGTCGTCACCGACGCCGGCCCCAAGCAAGGACGCGACATCGCTCTGCGCTTCGAGCAGATGCGCACCGTTTTCGGCCAGGTCTTCCGCCGCAGCAAGATCAACCTGCCCGTGCCGCTGCAGATCGTCGCCTTCCGCAACGGCAAGGAGATGCGCCCCTTCGTGCCCGTCTTCCAGGGCAAGCCCGTGGAACTCAGCGGGTTCTTCCAGTCGGGTGAGGACCGCAGCTACATCCTGCTCGACATGGACGCGGTCAACAAATGGGAAGCGGTGTTCCACGAGTATGCCCACCAGCTGCTGAACGGCACCTTTCCCCGCATGGCGCCGTGGTTCGACGAAGGCTTCGCGCAGTATTTCGCCGCCATGCAGATCGACGGCGACTCCTACCGCATCGGCGACCCGCCCAAGGGCGCCTGGGAGCTGTTGCAGCGCTCGCGCCTGATGCCGGTCAGCACGCTCTTCACCGTCCCCCACCAGTCCGAGACCTACTCCAAGAGCGGGGACCCGCGGCATCTCTTCTATTCCCAGTCCTGGCTGCTGGTGCACCTGCTTTTCGATGGCAATCGCATCAAGGAGGCGCTCCAGTACTTTCAGCTGGTGAATGAAGAGCGCCTGCCGATTGAGCAGGCCATCCAGCGCGCCTTCGGAAAGAGCGCCAGGCAACTCGACGACGAGCTTGCCGACTACCTGAGACTGGGACGGGGGAAGGCTCTCCGCGGGCACGTCGCCGAGAAGCTCGACCCGAACAGCTTCGCCGTCACCCCTCTCGATCCCGTGGACCTGCGCGTGACCTTGGCCGATGTGCGCTTCCATTCCCCCGACCACCGCGCCGAAGCCGCCAAGGAGTACGAACAGATCCTGGCCGAGAGGCCCAACTCCTCCGGCGCGCACCGCGGCCTGGGCTACGCCTACCTTGTTGAGGGCGACTTCGAGAGGGCCCTCGACCACTTTCATCAGGCGGCCCGGCTCTCCACGACCGATCCTCGGGTCTATTACTTCTCGGCGCTGGTCATGGCCCGCCGTTCCATGAGCACCGGCAGGTCACAGGACGGGAGCATCGCCGAGATGAAAGCCGACCTGCATAAGGCCATCGCCCTCGATCCCAGCTTCGCCGACGCCTACAGCGTCCTGGGCTTCGCCAACATGGCTGAGGGCGACTACGCCAGCGCCGTGGCCAACTGCAAGAAGGCCGCCGAGCTGAATCCGCGCAACGAGATGTACGCCCTGAACCTGGGGCGCGCCTACCAGCTGGCCGGCCAGGCCGCGGAGGCCAGGCCGGTCTTCGAAAGACTGAGCAACAGCCCCGACGAGAACATCTCGCGCCCGGCGCAGCAGGGGTTGGCCCGCGCCGAACGGTCGGTCACCGAAGCCGCCACCGCCGACCGCCACAAGGTCCCCGAGACTTACGACGCTCCCCAGTGGCATCGCAGCCAGGAGGAGGTCGAGCGCGAGCCGGAGAAGCCGGCCGCGACCGCTCCCGATACCCGCCCGGTCAAGTACCTGCACGGCCAGGTGGTGGCCGTGGACTGCGCCACCCCGCCCGCCGCCACCCTCACCGTCACCTCCGCCGGCAAGACCCTGCGCATGCTCACCGCCGACACCAGGAAGCTCATCCTCATCGGCGCCGACGCGTTCTCCTGCTCCTGGAAGGACCGCAAGGTGCTCATCAACTACAAGCCCGGCGGCAAGGCCGACGGCGACCTGGTCTCGCTGGAAGTCCAGTAG
- a CDS encoding PilZ domain-containing protein, translating to MHIIRELDAEESFSGRCRHLGEGGLGAVLAGELPVGDTVTLDFTLPGAQEPLRMRAVVRYRHGFHHGFEFLTLKPSQLDLIRRAEKTLPPAE from the coding sequence GTGCACATCATCCGCGAACTCGACGCTGAGGAGAGCTTCAGCGGCCGCTGCCGCCATCTGGGCGAAGGCGGACTCGGCGCCGTGCTCGCCGGCGAGCTCCCGGTAGGCGATACCGTCACCCTCGATTTCACGCTCCCCGGCGCCCAGGAGCCGCTGCGCATGCGGGCCGTGGTGCGTTACCGACACGGCTTCCACCACGGCTTCGAGTTCCTCACCCTTAAGCCGTCCCAGCTCGACCTCATCCGCCGGGCCGAGAAGACATTGCCTCCCGCCGAGTAA
- the queG gene encoding tRNA epoxyqueuosine(34) reductase QueG: MPLSPDIAEQIKRAARQAGFELCGIAPVSASRELDYFPGWIESGRAGEMRYLESRDTQGRLKRAALQHVAPWARSVIVCALNYNTAAPQSSAPAGDGRGWISRYAWGGADRPADYHDVVLSRLRQVESRLQELVTVETPVRASLQTRCYVDTGPLVERVFAKYAGVGWIGKNTCIIHQQLGSWLFLGVVLTSLELEPDLPAADRCGSCTRCLDACPTGAFLGPYELDATRCISYLTIEKRGEIPAELREGMGRHVFGCDICQEVCPWNRRAPVTTLAEFQPQPDLVNPALEWLAQMNEEEFWRRFRGSPIKRAQRAGLRRNAVVAMGNSGQVRFVPVLQPLVNDPDPNLAGHARWALRRLEETVHCGGIHPLQSGQGHGDRQRDDPHGLETPPALQPLQARHPGAHHPRTRR; the protein is encoded by the coding sequence GTGCCTCTCTCTCCCGACATCGCCGAGCAGATCAAGCGCGCCGCCCGCCAGGCCGGTTTCGAGCTCTGCGGCATCGCGCCCGTGTCGGCCAGCCGCGAGCTCGATTACTTTCCGGGATGGATCGAAAGCGGCCGTGCGGGCGAGATGCGCTACCTGGAATCCCGCGACACCCAGGGACGCCTGAAGCGCGCCGCGCTCCAGCACGTGGCCCCGTGGGCGCGCTCGGTCATCGTCTGCGCGCTGAACTACAACACCGCCGCGCCGCAGTCGTCGGCGCCGGCCGGAGATGGCCGCGGCTGGATCTCGCGCTACGCCTGGGGCGGCGCCGACAGGCCCGCCGACTACCACGACGTCGTCCTCTCGCGCCTGCGCCAAGTCGAGAGTCGGCTGCAGGAACTTGTTACGGTAGAGACGCCCGTCAGGGCGTCTCTCCAGACCCGCTGCTACGTGGACACCGGTCCCCTGGTCGAGCGCGTCTTTGCCAAGTACGCGGGCGTGGGCTGGATCGGCAAGAACACCTGCATCATCCACCAGCAGCTCGGGTCCTGGCTCTTCCTGGGCGTGGTCCTGACCTCGCTGGAGCTCGAACCCGACCTGCCGGCGGCGGACCGCTGCGGCTCCTGCACCCGCTGCCTCGATGCCTGTCCCACCGGCGCCTTCCTCGGTCCTTACGAACTCGATGCCACCCGCTGCATCTCGTATCTCACCATCGAGAAGCGCGGCGAGATCCCCGCAGAACTCCGCGAAGGTATGGGGCGCCACGTCTTCGGCTGCGACATCTGCCAGGAGGTCTGCCCCTGGAACCGCAGGGCGCCGGTCACCACCCTGGCGGAATTCCAGCCGCAGCCTGACCTGGTGAATCCCGCCCTCGAGTGGCTGGCGCAGATGAATGAAGAGGAGTTTTGGCGGCGCTTCCGCGGCTCGCCCATCAAGCGCGCCCAGCGTGCCGGCCTGCGCCGCAACGCCGTGGTCGCCATGGGCAATAGCGGCCAGGTGAGATTTGTTCCCGTTCTGCAACCGCTGGTGAACGATCCTGACCCGAACCTTGCCGGTCACGCCCGCTGGGCGCTCCGCCGCCTCGAAGAGACGGTACACTGTGGGGGTATTCATCCTCTCCAATCTGGGCAAGGCCACGGTGACCGACAGCGCGACGACCCACACGGACTGGAGACGCCACCGGCGCTTCAACCGCTACAAGCTCGACATCCGGGTGCACATCATCCGCGAACTCGACGCTGA